A segment of the Cricetulus griseus strain 17A/GY chromosome 6, alternate assembly CriGri-PICRH-1.0, whole genome shotgun sequence genome:
TCCATCTCATATGCTGGGTGTATCTCCCAGgtgtattttttcctattttttgcAGATCTTGACAGCTTCCTTCTTACCTCAATGGCCTATGACAGGTATATGGCCATTTGTCACCCTCTGCACTATACCAGAATCATGAGTCAGAACCTCTGTGTCTTGCTAGTAGCTGTGTCCTGGGTGTTGTCCTCTGCCAATGCCCTTGTGCACACCCTCCTCTTGGCTCACCTATCTCACTTTAGAGACAATACAATCCCCCACTTCTTCTGTGACCTTTCTGCCTTACTTAAGCTTTCTAGCTCAGACACCACCATCAATGAGCTGGTCATCCTTCCTTTAGGTACACTGATCATTACTGTGCCATTCATATGTATCCTGGTCTCCTATGGCCGCATTGGAGCCACCATCCTAAGAACTCCTTCCATCAAGGGAATCTGCAAAGCCTTGTCTACATGTGGTTCTCATCTCTGTGTAGTTTCTTTGTACTATGGAGCCATTATTGGGCTGTACCTAGTCCCTTCAGCTAATAACACTAATAACAAGGATGTCATTGTGGCTGTGATGTACACTATGGTCATACCCATGCTGAATCCCTTTATCTATAGTCTGAGGAATCAGAACGTGAAAGGAGCTGTGAGAAATGTCCTCAGCAGGAGAGTGTGTCCACAGTGATGGCTGTGGTCTTCCCTGGTAGTATCcctatttctttctcctcttttcccattcattctctgttctctgtcttaGTGAATCTTCATGTgactctcttttttcctctcacTTCTTCTTGCATAGTTTCCTCTATATTTGACTGTCTTGCTGACATTGAGCATCTTGGGAAGGTTTCTCACAAAAATCCTACATTATTCCTGGCCTTAcagacattttaattatttatatagtCATCACTACGTCTTTTTTATTAGACAGATTTGTAGTTTTCATAGAAAAGATCTTTATCCTTTGAGAAGACGACAGAAATCTTTCTTGTTAGatttatgattttatgttttatcataTAACATAATCTGAATTTTTGTCACTAACCTTAATTAGGAATCTCActtaacatttgtttatttttacatttgtgtatgtgtgttttgcctgaatgtgagTCTGTGCATCATGCTTGTGCCTAGTGCCTGTGAGGTCAGAAAGGGTGTCAGATACTCTGTAAATGGacttacagaag
Coding sequences within it:
- the LOC100766603 gene encoding olfactory receptor 50 isoform X3 — its product is MKSDNVSTVSEFILLGLPIWPEDQGMYSVLFLAVYLTTVLGNLLIILLIRLDSHLHTPMYFFLSHLAFTDISFSSVTAPKMLMNMLTHTQSISYAGCISQVYFFLFFADLDSFLLTSMAYDRYMAICHPLHYTRIMSQNLCVLLVAVSWVLSSANALVHTLLLAHLSHFRDNTIPHFFCDLSALLKLSSSDTTINELVILPLGTLIITVPFICILVSYGRIGATILRTPSIKGICKALSTCGSHLCVVSLYYGAIIGLYLVPSANNTNNKDVIVAVMYTMVIPMLNPFIYSLRNQNVKGAVRNVLSRRVCPQ